One stretch of Diabrotica undecimpunctata isolate CICGRU chromosome 5, icDiaUnde3, whole genome shotgun sequence DNA includes these proteins:
- the LOC140442074 gene encoding uncharacterized protein gives MGWFSSRQTVFIRYSFFVYLAIDEITSGSLSLNKASSKYGIPKSTLHNKLTKKAPFERKMGPSSVLTPFEEETLESWILAKAKLGFPMHPSNVMDVVQNILRGAARPNKFIYDRSGKKWLQLFLQRHPNIAKRNTEIISKSRALVTEEGIREWFAELNEFFKNNNLLDMIGDPTGFQTGMKTCMKSGLVLGPKRNLYEIAFGTEKKSISVLGNYSAAGDVVPPTVIFSYKRIPKELALSVPSGRSDTGWMTSATFFEYVANVFFPWLVEKDIQFPVILFLDGHIIQWSYTNFVWSTK, from the coding sequence ATGGGGTGGTTTTCCAGTAGACAAACGGTGTTCATCCGCTactctttttttgtttatttagctATCGACGAAATTACCAGCGGCAGTCTAAGTTTGAACAAAGCATCCTCTAAATATGGTATTCCTAAATCTACTCTCCATAATAAACTTACAAAGAAAGCACCGTTTGAAAGAAAAATGGGTCCATCATCAGTTTTAACTCCTTTTGAAGAAGAGACgttggaaagttggattttgGCAAAGGCAAAATTGGGGTTCCCAATGCATCCAAGCAATGTCATGGATgttgtacaaaatattctcagaGGTGCTGCAAGACCAAACAAGTTTATTTATGACAGATCTGGTAAAAAATGGCTACAACTGTTCTTGCAGAGACACCCAAACATTGCCAAAAGAAATACAGAAATAATATCAAAATCGAGGGCTTTAGTTACAGAAGAAGGCATTCGCGAATGGTTTGCAGAACTCaacgaattttttaaaaacaataatttattagacATGATAGGCGATCCAACTGGCTTTCAAACTGGCATGAAAACCTGCATGAAATCAGGGTTAGTCCTAGGTCCGAAAAGAAACCTCTACGAGATTGCTTTTGGAACCGAAAAGAAGTCTATATCAGTCCTAGGTAACTATTCTGCAGCCGGTGATGTAGTTCCGCCGACGGTAATTTTCTCGTATAAGAGGATACCCAAAGAACTGGCTCTTTCTGTTCCTTCAGGACGATCTGATACGGGATGGATGACCTCTGCAACGTTCTTCGAATACGTTGCGAACGTATTTTTTCCTTGGTTGGTAGAAAAGGATATTCAGTTTCCCGTCATTTTATTTCTAGACGGTCATATTATACAATGGAGCTATACGAATTTTGTGTGGAGCACAAAATAG